One Capra hircus breed San Clemente unplaced genomic scaffold, ASM170441v1, whole genome shotgun sequence DNA window includes the following coding sequences:
- the LOC108634900 gene encoding small integral membrane protein 15-like: MFHLKARAEYVVEWAAKDPNGFLTTVILALTPLFLASAVPPWKLARMIEAREKEQKKKQKRQENIAKAKRLKKD, from the coding sequence ATGTTTCATTTAAAGGCTCGGGCTGAGTATGTTGTGGAATGGGCTGCAAAGGACCCAAATGGCTTCCTTACAACAGTTATTTTGGCTCTGACTCCACTGTTTCTAGCAAGTGCTGTGCCGCCTTGGAAATTGGCCAGGATGATTGAGGCCAGGGAAAAGGagcaaaagaagaagcaaaaacgTCAAGAAAATATTGCAAAAGCTAAACGACTGAAAAAGGATTGA